One Pecten maximus unplaced genomic scaffold, xPecMax1.1, whole genome shotgun sequence genomic window carries:
- the LOC117318973 gene encoding uncharacterized protein LOC117318973 isoform X1, whose amino-acid sequence MKCRISRMDTGTSTSTSKKQKPVANGKLLLPKKAETDVNDNILLKMRNDEVKSVILKDTTLLNFACRMYEQDGHLQHRHQYLAQRLRELGRMLLAIQEKSPSVDTIEKCLDPSNWEEVIVAVRSVAGFNSKTNQYTIPTLPLRVGQSLVKCAKLLKTKSIVISNEELRKKMEGFVELYESEWGVRIAAKCHNTLHVAKFNKPQLLPVTKDVQKLHNYLKQESEKLRKDCQIDDYRRFAEICLAQIILFNRKRSGEAERIHIKDFQGLLIDTQVDEDIYSSLTQLEKEIIKSHKRIEIVGKRGSKVPVILTDDMIQNLNCLLKIREGMSISSDFLFGKCNSQFPIRGSDALRNLAVESGASNPSLLTSTKLRKQLATVSQLLGLNEHGQDALAKFMGHDIRVHRSYYELPENTMQLARMSRVLHAVNEGKAKKVQNLDNIIVTEEDVMMDEDDSDSDEDPDQFVKDDDKQAAGRCQQRKNVNRNQLKKKGPQSWSVAEQQAVLRHLGKLILSGKLPGKLVCEDVIKKEAILHRRPWQQIKHFIRNKITSKTRKNNPVLLPFS is encoded by the exons ATGAAATGTAGAATATCCAGAATGGATACAGGCACTAGTACTTCAACTTCAAAGAAACAGAAACCTGTTGCAAATGGCAAACTATTGTTGCCAAAGAAAGCGGAGACAGATGTGAAtgataacattttgttaaaaatgagAAATGATGAAGTAAAGTCTGTAATTCTGAAAGATACTACACTACTTAACTTTGCATGTAGGATGTATGAACAAGATGGACATCTGCAACACCGTCACCAGTATTTAGCACAGAGGCTAAGAGAGTTAGGTAGGATGTTATTGGCTATACAAGAGAAAAGTCCATCTGTTGACACTATTGAGAAGTGTTTGGATCCTTCAAACTGGGAGGAAGTTATTGTTGCTGTAAGATCTGTAGCTGGCTTTAACTCCAAAACAAACCAATACACAATACCTACCCTTCCATTACGAGTGGGACAGAGTCTGGTAAAATGTGCAAAACTCTTGAAAACCAAAAGCATTGTGATCAGCAATGAAGAATTGCGCAAGAAAATGGAAGGGTTTGTCGAACTGTACGAAAGTGAATGGGGAGTGAGAATTGCAGCAAAATGCCACAACACCCTGCATGTGGCAAAGTTTAACAAACCACAGCTTCTTCCTGTTACCAAAGATGTGCAGAAACTACACAACTACTTAAAGCAGGAATCTGAGAAGCTCCGCAAGGATTGTCAGATTGATGATTACAGGAGATTTGCAGAGATCTGTTTAGCCCAAATCATCTTATTCAACAGAAAAAGAAGTGGGGAAGCAGAAAGAATCCATATCAAGGATTTCCAAGGTTTACTAATTGACACCCAAGTAGATGAAGATATTTACAGCTCTTTGACACAACTGGAAAAGGAAATAATCAAGTCACACAAGAGGATAGAAATTGTCGGGAAGAGAGGAAGTAAGGTTCCTGTGATTCTGACTGATGACATGATACAGAACCTGAACTGTCTTCTTAAGATAAGAGAAGGAATGAGTATTTCTTCAGACTTCCTGTTTGGGAAATGCAATTCACAGTTCCCCATTAGAGGGTCGGATGCATTAAGAAACCTTGCAGTCGAAAGTGGAGCATCAAATCCATCATTACTCACTTCCACCAAACTAAGGAAACAACTGGCAACAGTTTCGCAACTGTTGGGGTTAAATGAGCATGGACAGGATGCCCTCGCAAAGTTCATGGGTCATGACATTAGGGTTCATAGAAGTTACTATGAACTTCCAGAGAACACTATGCAGTTGGCAAGGATGTCCCGAGTCCTGCATGCTGTCAATGAAGGAAAAGCAAAAAAAGTTCAAAATCTGGATAACATCATTGTTACTGAAGAAG ATGTCATGATGGATGAGGACGATTCCGACTCGGATGAAGATCCGGATCAATTTGTCAAGGATGACGACAAACAAG CTGCAGGCAGATGTCAGCAACGTAAAAATGTGAACAggaatcaattaaaaaaaaaag GTCCACAGAGTTGGTCTGTTGCAGAACAACAGGCTGTGTTACGGCATCTAGGAAAACTGATTCTTTCTGGGAAACTTCCTGGAAAACTTGTTTGTGAAGACGTGATAAAAAAGGAAGCCATCCTTCACAGAAGACCATGGCagcaaataaaacattttatcagaaacaaaataACCAGCAAAACCAGGAAAAACAACCCTGTGTTATTACCATTCTCTTGA
- the LOC117318973 gene encoding uncharacterized protein LOC117318973 isoform X2 codes for MKCRISRMDTGTSTSTSKKQKPVANGKLLLPKKAETDVNDNILLKMRNDEVKSVILKDTTLLNFACRMYEQDGHLQHRHQYLAQRLRELGRMLLAIQEKSPSVDTIEKCLDPSNWEEVIVAVRSVAGFNSKTNQYTIPTLPLRVGQSLVKCAKLLKTKSIVISNEELRKKMEGFVELYESEWGVRIAAKCHNTLHVAKFNKPQLLPVTKDVQKLHNYLKQESEKLRKDCQIDDYRRFAEICLAQIILFNRKRSGEAERIHIKDFQGLLIDTQVDEDIYSSLTQLEKEIIKSHKRIEIVGKRGSKVPVILTDDMIQNLNCLLKIREGMSISSDFLFGKCNSQFPIRGSDALRNLAVESGASNPSLLTSTKLRKQLATVSQLLGLNEHGQDALAKFMGHDIRVHRSYYELPENTMQLARMSRVLHAVNEGKAKKVQNLDNIIVTEEDVMMDEDDSDSDEDPDQFVKDDDKQAAGRCQQRKNVNRNQGPQSWSVAEQQAVLRHLGKLILSGKLPGKLVCEDVIKKEAILHRRPWQQIKHFIRNKITSKTRKNNPVLLPFS; via the exons ATGAAATGTAGAATATCCAGAATGGATACAGGCACTAGTACTTCAACTTCAAAGAAACAGAAACCTGTTGCAAATGGCAAACTATTGTTGCCAAAGAAAGCGGAGACAGATGTGAAtgataacattttgttaaaaatgagAAATGATGAAGTAAAGTCTGTAATTCTGAAAGATACTACACTACTTAACTTTGCATGTAGGATGTATGAACAAGATGGACATCTGCAACACCGTCACCAGTATTTAGCACAGAGGCTAAGAGAGTTAGGTAGGATGTTATTGGCTATACAAGAGAAAAGTCCATCTGTTGACACTATTGAGAAGTGTTTGGATCCTTCAAACTGGGAGGAAGTTATTGTTGCTGTAAGATCTGTAGCTGGCTTTAACTCCAAAACAAACCAATACACAATACCTACCCTTCCATTACGAGTGGGACAGAGTCTGGTAAAATGTGCAAAACTCTTGAAAACCAAAAGCATTGTGATCAGCAATGAAGAATTGCGCAAGAAAATGGAAGGGTTTGTCGAACTGTACGAAAGTGAATGGGGAGTGAGAATTGCAGCAAAATGCCACAACACCCTGCATGTGGCAAAGTTTAACAAACCACAGCTTCTTCCTGTTACCAAAGATGTGCAGAAACTACACAACTACTTAAAGCAGGAATCTGAGAAGCTCCGCAAGGATTGTCAGATTGATGATTACAGGAGATTTGCAGAGATCTGTTTAGCCCAAATCATCTTATTCAACAGAAAAAGAAGTGGGGAAGCAGAAAGAATCCATATCAAGGATTTCCAAGGTTTACTAATTGACACCCAAGTAGATGAAGATATTTACAGCTCTTTGACACAACTGGAAAAGGAAATAATCAAGTCACACAAGAGGATAGAAATTGTCGGGAAGAGAGGAAGTAAGGTTCCTGTGATTCTGACTGATGACATGATACAGAACCTGAACTGTCTTCTTAAGATAAGAGAAGGAATGAGTATTTCTTCAGACTTCCTGTTTGGGAAATGCAATTCACAGTTCCCCATTAGAGGGTCGGATGCATTAAGAAACCTTGCAGTCGAAAGTGGAGCATCAAATCCATCATTACTCACTTCCACCAAACTAAGGAAACAACTGGCAACAGTTTCGCAACTGTTGGGGTTAAATGAGCATGGACAGGATGCCCTCGCAAAGTTCATGGGTCATGACATTAGGGTTCATAGAAGTTACTATGAACTTCCAGAGAACACTATGCAGTTGGCAAGGATGTCCCGAGTCCTGCATGCTGTCAATGAAGGAAAAGCAAAAAAAGTTCAAAATCTGGATAACATCATTGTTACTGAAGAAG ATGTCATGATGGATGAGGACGATTCCGACTCGGATGAAGATCCGGATCAATTTGTCAAGGATGACGACAAACAAG CTGCAGGCAGATGTCAGCAACGTAAAAATGTGAACAggaatca AGGTCCACAGAGTTGGTCTGTTGCAGAACAACAGGCTGTGTTACGGCATCTAGGAAAACTGATTCTTTCTGGGAAACTTCCTGGAAAACTTGTTTGTGAAGACGTGATAAAAAAGGAAGCCATCCTTCACAGAAGACCATGGCagcaaataaaacattttatcagaaacaaaataACCAGCAAAACCAGGAAAAACAACCCTGTGTTATTACCATTCTCTTGA
- the LOC117318973 gene encoding uncharacterized protein LOC117318973 isoform X3 produces MKCRISRMDTGTSTSTSKKQKPVANGKLLLPKKAETDVNDNILLKMRNDEVKSVILKDTTLLNFACRMYEQDGHLQHRHQYLAQRLRELGRMLLAIQEKSPSVDTIEKCLDPSNWEEVIVAVRSVAGFNSKTNQYTIPTLPLRVGQSLVKCAKLLKTKSIVISNEELRKKMEGFVELYESEWGVRIAAKCHNTLHVAKFNKPQLLPVTKDVQKLHNYLKQESEKLRKDCQIDDYRRFAEICLAQIILFNRKRSGEAERIHIKDFQGLLIDTQVDEDIYSSLTQLEKEIIKSHKRIEIVGKRGSKVPVILTDDMIQNLNCLLKIREGMSISSDFLFGKCNSQFPIRGSDALRNLAVESGASNPSLLTSTKLRKQLATVSQLLGLNEHGQDALAKFMGHDIRVHRSYYELPENTMQLARMSRVLHAVNEGKAKKVQNLDNIIVTEEDVMMDEDDSDSDEDPDQFVKDDDKQAEGFPFVLNCTYGINYETDQMKKD; encoded by the exons ATGAAATGTAGAATATCCAGAATGGATACAGGCACTAGTACTTCAACTTCAAAGAAACAGAAACCTGTTGCAAATGGCAAACTATTGTTGCCAAAGAAAGCGGAGACAGATGTGAAtgataacattttgttaaaaatgagAAATGATGAAGTAAAGTCTGTAATTCTGAAAGATACTACACTACTTAACTTTGCATGTAGGATGTATGAACAAGATGGACATCTGCAACACCGTCACCAGTATTTAGCACAGAGGCTAAGAGAGTTAGGTAGGATGTTATTGGCTATACAAGAGAAAAGTCCATCTGTTGACACTATTGAGAAGTGTTTGGATCCTTCAAACTGGGAGGAAGTTATTGTTGCTGTAAGATCTGTAGCTGGCTTTAACTCCAAAACAAACCAATACACAATACCTACCCTTCCATTACGAGTGGGACAGAGTCTGGTAAAATGTGCAAAACTCTTGAAAACCAAAAGCATTGTGATCAGCAATGAAGAATTGCGCAAGAAAATGGAAGGGTTTGTCGAACTGTACGAAAGTGAATGGGGAGTGAGAATTGCAGCAAAATGCCACAACACCCTGCATGTGGCAAAGTTTAACAAACCACAGCTTCTTCCTGTTACCAAAGATGTGCAGAAACTACACAACTACTTAAAGCAGGAATCTGAGAAGCTCCGCAAGGATTGTCAGATTGATGATTACAGGAGATTTGCAGAGATCTGTTTAGCCCAAATCATCTTATTCAACAGAAAAAGAAGTGGGGAAGCAGAAAGAATCCATATCAAGGATTTCCAAGGTTTACTAATTGACACCCAAGTAGATGAAGATATTTACAGCTCTTTGACACAACTGGAAAAGGAAATAATCAAGTCACACAAGAGGATAGAAATTGTCGGGAAGAGAGGAAGTAAGGTTCCTGTGATTCTGACTGATGACATGATACAGAACCTGAACTGTCTTCTTAAGATAAGAGAAGGAATGAGTATTTCTTCAGACTTCCTGTTTGGGAAATGCAATTCACAGTTCCCCATTAGAGGGTCGGATGCATTAAGAAACCTTGCAGTCGAAAGTGGAGCATCAAATCCATCATTACTCACTTCCACCAAACTAAGGAAACAACTGGCAACAGTTTCGCAACTGTTGGGGTTAAATGAGCATGGACAGGATGCCCTCGCAAAGTTCATGGGTCATGACATTAGGGTTCATAGAAGTTACTATGAACTTCCAGAGAACACTATGCAGTTGGCAAGGATGTCCCGAGTCCTGCATGCTGTCAATGAAGGAAAAGCAAAAAAAGTTCAAAATCTGGATAACATCATTGTTACTGAAGAAG ATGTCATGATGGATGAGGACGATTCCGACTCGGATGAAGATCCGGATCAATTTGTCAAGGATGACGACAAACAAG CCGAAGGATTTCCCTTTGTTCTTAATTGTACATATGGGATTAATTATGAGACTGATCAGATGAAAAAAGATTGA